DNA from Gemmatimonadaceae bacterium:
GATTGTCGACCTGCGGCACTTCGATCTGGTATCCCAGCGCTCGAGCCGTGCCGTGGACTACGCGCTCGTTCTTCCCGTGGACGGCCACGTGCGCGAAGACGCGGGCGGCGAGTACGATCGCGCGTCGATCGCGACGCTCTTTCCGCCGGACACGCTGCTGATCGTGCCGCGGGGCGAGCACATCGAGCCGGAACTGCGGCGCACGTGGCAGGACGCGGCGCACCACATCGAGCTGGCGCGGAAGCGCGGCGAAGACATCATCCGGCGCGAGGAGCTCTTCGAGACGCCGGAGACGACGCTCGCCGCGTTGAGCCGGCTCGGAACGCTCACGGCGGTCGAAGCTGACGGTGCCGCCGAAGTCACGCTGCCGCTTCGCTCGCCCGAGGCGGTCGATCGCGACATCAAGCAGCTCAAGCGATTGGTGCGCGACGGCACGCCGACCGTGATTCTGTGCGACAACGAAGGCCAATGCGAACGACTCGATGAGCTGTTGAGCGACGAGTTCATCGGACCGTCGCCCGCCGCGCTGTCGATCGGCGTGCTCGATGGCGGCTTCATCGTGCCGCCGGCCGGTGGATTCAACGGTCTGCGCATTCTCACCGACCACGAGATCTTCCGGCGCGAGCGGCGCATTCGTCGCGCGCGGCGGTACATCAGCGGCAGCGCGGCGCTCGACACGATGACGCTCAAGAACGGCGACTTCGTGGTGCATCTCGAGCATGGCGTCGGCATCTATCGCGGGATCGAGACCATCTTCGTGGGGCAGAGCACGATCGAAGTCGCGGTCGTGGAGTACGAGGGCGGGGATCGCCTCAACGTGCCGCTCTACCGCATCGATCAGCTCGAGCGCTACCGCTCGGCCGACGACGTCTCGGAGGATTCGCCGCCGCCGCGACTCCATCATCTGGGCGGAAAGCGGTGGGCGGCGCAGCGCGACAAGGCGCGCGCGGCGATTCAGGAGATGACCGTCGAGCTGCTCGACCTCTACGCGCGGCGAAAGATTTCGACGCGTCCGCCGCACGTGCCGGACACGCCGTGGCAGCGGCAGCTCGAGTCGGCATTTCTCTTCGAGGATACGCCCGACCAGCGCACCGCCACGACGCAGGTGAAGGCGGACATGGAGAGCACGCGGCCGATGGACCGCTTGCTCGTGGGCGACGTCGGATACGGCAAGACGGAGATTGCCGTCCGCGCGGCGTTCAAGGCCGTGCAGTCGGGCAAGCAGGTGGCGGTGCTCGTGCCGACGACGATCCTGGCCGATCAGCACCAGCGCACGTTCAGCGAGCGGCTCGCCGATTTTCCGATTCGAACCGCCGCGCTGTCGCGTTTTCAAAGCGCGAAAGAGCAATCTCAAATACTCGTCGAGATTGCGGAAAAGAAGATCGACATCGTAATTGGTACCCATCGGTTACTAAGTCCCGACGTGCAGTTCAAGGAGCTCGGACTGATCGTGATCGACGAGGAGCACCGGTTCGGCGTGAAGCACAAGGAGCGGCTGAAGCAGCTCAAGCTCCAGACCGACGTGCTGACGCTCACCGCGACGCCCATTCCGCGCACGCTGCACCTGTCGCTCGCCGGGCTCCGCGACATGACGTTGATGCAGACGCCGCCGCGCGATCGCTCGCCGGTGCTGACCTACGTCGAGCCCTGGGACGATGGTCTCATCGACGAGGGCGTATCACGCGAATTGGATCGTGGCGGCCAGGTGTTCTTCGTCCACAACCGCATCGAAACGATCCAGGCCATCGCTGACCACATCAAGCGCATCGTCCCGCGCGCGCGCATCGCGGTGGCGCACGGGCAAATGAAGGAGAAGGAGCTCGAGGACTGCATGCACTCCTTCATGCGCGGCGACATCGACGTGCTCGTGTCGACGATGATCGTCGAGTCGGGCCTCGACGTGTCGAACGCCAACACGATGTTCGTCAATCGCGCCGACACCTTCGGGCTCGCGCAGCTCTATCAGTTGCGCGGGCGCGTCGGACGGTCGCATCGCCGGGCGTATTGCTATCTGCTCGTGCCGGACTCCGTCGATCCCGACGCCGAGCGCCGCTTGCAGGTGCTCGAGCACCACACGGAGCTGGGCGCGGGGTATCGCATTGCGCTCAAGGATCTCGAGATGCGCGGCGCCGGCAATTTGCTGGGCGCCGAACAGTCGGGATTCGTGCATGCGGTGGGCTTCGACATGTATCTCCGCATGCTCGAGGAGACCGTGCGTCGCCTGATGAGCGGTGACGCCGCGCCCAAGCTCGTGCCCTCGGACGTCACGATCGATACGCCGAACTACCTGCCGGATGACTACGTCGTCTCGCAGGACGCGAAGATCGACGTCTACAAGCGGCTGGCACGGTTCGAACACCCCGCTGACATCGAGGCCTTGCGGCTCGAGCTCCGCGATCGGTTTGGCCCTCTGCCGGCACCAGCCGAGGCCATGCTTGCGCTCGCTCAGCTGCGGGTCATCGGCGGGGCGATGGGGATCGAGGGCATCCTGGTGCGTGGCGACGAGGCTCGTATTACCTTTAGAGATTCTGCCGCGCCCAGGGTGAAAGGCCTGTCCGCGGCATTTCACGATGTGCAGTTCCAAGCGGAGGTCCGCCGAGCGGTTCCGCTGTCGTTAAAGCTTACCCGCCTTGGCGGCGCCCCGATGCTGGACGGTCTCGTTCGCGCGCTTCGCGGCCTCGTCACCTAGCCCTTAACACAAAAGCCCCCAGCATTTCATGCGCTCTCGCTTATTGATCGGCTTCGCCGCCGGCGCAACGGTCCTGACCGCGTGTCAGGGCCTCAAGGAAGCTCTCACCGCGCACGTCGACGTCGTCGCCCGCGCCGGCTCGCAGGAGCTGTCGGTGACCCGGCTGGCCGACCTGCTCGGCAAGGCGAAGATCCAGGTCCCGGTCACGCGCGACAACGCCGCGATCATCACGGACATCTGGACGAGCTATCAGCAGCTCGCCTACGCCGCGGCGCATGGCGATTCGCTCAACGACAAAAAGGCGATCGATGCGGCCATCGCGCCGCTGACGAACGCGCAGCGGGTCAACCGCTTCATGGACTCGGTGCAGAAGACCATCAAGGTCGACTCGGCGAATGAAGCGGCGTACAACCAGGCGGCCGGCGATCTCCTCGCCGCGCGGCACATCCTGATCGGCTTCAAGAATCCGGGCGTCCCCGCGACGCAGGCCGAGAAGGATTCACTCAAGAAGAAGGCGGACATGGTTCGCGCGCAGGTGACGAACGCGAACTTCGAGGACCTGGTGAAGAAGTACAGCAGCGATCCCTCGGCGGCGCAGAACAAGGGGAACCTGGGCGTCTTCCCGAAGCAGATGATGATCAAGCAGTTCTCCGACGCGACCGCCGCGCTCAAGCCGGGCGAGATCTCGCAACCGGTCGAGACGAGCTTCGGCTACCACATCATTCAGCGTCTGCCGTGGGCTGAAGCGCAGAAGGATTTCGTGGCGCAGTACGCGCAGACCGCGCAGCGCACGGCGATGGACAAGTACGTCGCCCAGGCTGAAACCACCGCGGCGATCACGGTGGCCGGCAATGCGCCGGCCATGCTCAAGGACGCGGTGAAGGACGCGAACAAGCATCGCACCGACAAGGGCACGCTGGCCACCTACAAAGGCGGCACGCTGACCGTTGGCGACATGCTCGGCTGGTTGGAGACGTTTCCGCCGCAGCAGCAGATCATGACGCGCATTCCCACGGCGCCGGACTCGGTGCTCAAGCCGTTCGTGAAGCAGATCGCCGTGCAGCAGGTCATGCTGAAGCGCGCCGACAGCGCGCACTTCGACGTGTCGCCGGAAGAGAAGGCGAACATGTACCAGTCGTTCAATCAGATGGTGACGACGGTGTGGCAGCAGCTCGGCGTCGATCCGAAGCAGCTCGCCGACAGCGCGAAGAGCACGGCGGAGAAGGAGCGTCTCGCCGCGTCGCGCGTCGATGCGTACCTCGATCGGATGATGGCG
Protein-coding regions in this window:
- the mfd gene encoding transcription-repair coupling factor, giving the protein MALDALLDAVERLPAFQRILNTLPAPGGRLSVGGLPGSSDAVLVAALARRLPTRFFAIAAEGVGAAERWLADLETLFGDETPLALYPAREGFGEAEPHMEIAGERVETLEKLTRGELRVLLTTARALLEKTRMPRALKDLRVELRKGASYRLRELADHLEAIGFERVTLVEDVAQFSIRGGIFDVYSFGMTEPVRAEFWGDEIVDLRHFDLVSQRSSRAVDYALVLPVDGHVREDAGGEYDRASIATLFPPDTLLIVPRGEHIEPELRRTWQDAAHHIELARKRGEDIIRREELFETPETTLAALSRLGTLTAVEADGAAEVTLPLRSPEAVDRDIKQLKRLVRDGTPTVILCDNEGQCERLDELLSDEFIGPSPAALSIGVLDGGFIVPPAGGFNGLRILTDHEIFRRERRIRRARRYISGSAALDTMTLKNGDFVVHLEHGVGIYRGIETIFVGQSTIEVAVVEYEGGDRLNVPLYRIDQLERYRSADDVSEDSPPPRLHHLGGKRWAAQRDKARAAIQEMTVELLDLYARRKISTRPPHVPDTPWQRQLESAFLFEDTPDQRTATTQVKADMESTRPMDRLLVGDVGYGKTEIAVRAAFKAVQSGKQVAVLVPTTILADQHQRTFSERLADFPIRTAALSRFQSAKEQSQILVEIAEKKIDIVIGTHRLLSPDVQFKELGLIVIDEEHRFGVKHKERLKQLKLQTDVLTLTATPIPRTLHLSLAGLRDMTLMQTPPRDRSPVLTYVEPWDDGLIDEGVSRELDRGGQVFFVHNRIETIQAIADHIKRIVPRARIAVAHGQMKEKELEDCMHSFMRGDIDVLVSTMIVESGLDVSNANTMFVNRADTFGLAQLYQLRGRVGRSHRRAYCYLLVPDSVDPDAERRLQVLEHHTELGAGYRIALKDLEMRGAGNLLGAEQSGFVHAVGFDMYLRMLEETVRRLMSGDAAPKLVPSDVTIDTPNYLPDDYVVSQDAKIDVYKRLARFEHPADIEALRLELRDRFGPLPAPAEAMLALAQLRVIGGAMGIEGILVRGDEARITFRDSAAPRVKGLSAAFHDVQFQAEVRRAVPLSLKLTRLGGAPMLDGLVRALRGLVT
- a CDS encoding peptidylprolyl isomerase translates to MRSRLLIGFAAGATVLTACQGLKEALTAHVDVVARAGSQELSVTRLADLLGKAKIQVPVTRDNAAIITDIWTSYQQLAYAAAHGDSLNDKKAIDAAIAPLTNAQRVNRFMDSVQKTIKVDSANEAAYNQAAGDLLAARHILIGFKNPGVPATQAEKDSLKKKADMVRAQVTNANFEDLVKKYSSDPSAAQNKGNLGVFPKQMMIKQFSDATAALKPGEISQPVETSFGYHIIQRLPWAEAQKDFVAQYAQTAQRTAMDKYVAQAETTAAITVAGNAPAMLKDAVKDANKHRTDKGTLATYKGGTLTVGDMLGWLETFPPQQQIMTRIPTAPDSVLKPFVKQIAVQQVMLKRADSAHFDVSPEEKANMYQSFNQMVTTVWQQLGVDPKQLADSAKSTAEKERLAASRVDAYLDRMMAGQAQVLNAPAPLKKLLDAKYEASVNQAGIDRAVVAAGRVRASADSARAANQPKSQIPIPGMGGPPGGAPPPAQPAQPAPTGPKKP